Part of the Flavobacteriales bacterium genome, GAATTTACGTCAGCCCACCGATTGTCAATGTATTCTTTGATTTGAGGATAAGTGATTTGTCCGTTCAGTGAATTAACGGCTTCTCTAATCATTCGCCACACATAAGGTTTATCAATTCTATAATTCGCATTGCCGTCATAAAGAATTTCTTGGCTCTCTCTTCTTCTTTGCAATGCGTTGCGCAAGTTTCTGTGCCATGTCGGTTCGTTGTTTGTGTCTGTGACAGGGGCAAGGTCGTCTTCTGTAAATCCGTCAAAGTTATGTTCAACAATATCATAGAGAGTTGAAATACTTAACCATTGTTGAAGCGGAATGTTGGCGGTTAAAACCGTCCAAAGAGTGTTTATCGGTGTTGTCATTTTTTCTTATATAGAATGTTCATTTCTTGCAAAAATGTTTCAAGTTAGCAGTATCCCCAAAAATGGCAGCTAACTCGTAAATATACGCCATGATTGACATTGTATTAAAAATTTATTGTATTGAAAATCAATTGATTGCTCGTTAAATACAAGAAAACGCAAGTTTGTTAAGACAATGTTTGATAGAAGGAAACGCAACGGTCTCATAGCTTATCCAATGGGCTTTTTATCTTCTTGATGTCGCGGTCTGTCACCTTTGCATTCAGCCCGTTGGATTTAGCTGTCATTGAGGCCTCTAAATCATCAACAAATAATTGTAAAGTGCAGTCCTTACGGTTGGATTTAGCTGTCATTGAGGCCTCTAAATCATCATGTCCAAACATCCTACGGGCTAAATCAGTGTGGTGCGAATGTCTGCATGCCCAAGTAGCTTCTGTATGTAGCCGATGTCTGTGCCAGCTTCCATCAGATGCGTTGCGTAGCTATGCCGAAGGCTGTGAATGCCTGTATCCTTGTTTATCTTGGCTTTTTTGATAGCCGATTTGAACACGTTTTGAGCGCTACGCGAACTGTATTGCCCACCGTATTGACCTTCGAAGAGGTATTCTTTTGGTCGGTATTCCTTAAAGTATTCGCGCAGTTGGGCGAGCAGGCTTTCGGGCAGGTTCACGTAGCGGTCTTTCTTGCCTTTGCCGCGCTCAATGAGCACTTGCATGT contains:
- a CDS encoding tyrosine-type recombinase/integrase gives rise to the protein MIQRAEFYFEKVLKRENFFIDIPRPKKHSTLPKHISPKDVKKLFDSTPNLKHNTMLKLCYGMGLRVSEIVGLKVTHIDSGNMQVLIERGKGKKDRYVNLPESLLAQLREYFKEYRPKEYLFEGQYGGQYSSRSAQNVFKSAIKKAKINKDTGIHSLRHSYATHLMEAGTDIGYIQKLLGHADIRTTLI